In Kitasatospora sp. NA04385, a single genomic region encodes these proteins:
- a CDS encoding transglycosylase domain-containing protein, which produces MPDWRHRIDYPRDGRRGVRRWLPSWRQLLLLAGGAFGLLVATAGVMYATTDIPTDLNSFATQQNNVFYWADGTEMARTGLVNRQDVPLDQVPDQVQWAVLAAENETFYSDPGISFQGIARAVYRMGSGGDTQGGSTITQQYVKNAYLNQRQDFSRKLDEMFIALKLDQQVSKEEILGGYLNISWFGRGSYGIERAAQAYYGKDVSELDVSEGAFLASLLKGASLYDPATSADNHARAVERWSWILDRMVKIGKLSAADRAKYTRFPEPRPVPPLVGLNGQTGYLVDLAKSYVQSHADISPARFDLGGYQIYTTFEKPRETALTEAVETAEKGLDPEGRPADRNVHLGAASVATDGRILAVYGGPDYLKQGFDNANTVNVPVGSAFAPLVYAAGLGQGVQRERDGGRTSVGPTTKYNGDNGVELQTPEGPYWGRDGKKAKTANDGGRNWGSVSLRTAVEQSVNGPVQQLGMDVGLGNVRRTALDLGLLPESMGDLTPAYTLGNSTPSAIRLADAYTAFDAAGRRTDPYSVSSVSQNGSDVPVEKPKAVQAVTPAVAAEVDTALHGAVKDGASKEVRQAAPDGAGKTGTTQERDAGWYVGYRGSVTTAVTLFRLDLKTLELLPLDGVGGAAPNAPDSAIPAGIWAAYAKDAAH; this is translated from the coding sequence GTGCCGGACTGGCGGCACCGGATCGACTACCCGCGCGACGGCCGCCGGGGCGTGCGGCGCTGGCTGCCGTCCTGGCGGCAACTGCTGCTGCTGGCGGGCGGGGCGTTCGGGCTGCTGGTGGCCACGGCCGGGGTGATGTACGCGACCACGGACATCCCCACCGACCTCAACTCCTTCGCCACCCAGCAGAACAACGTCTTCTACTGGGCCGACGGCACCGAGATGGCCCGCACCGGGCTGGTCAACCGGCAGGACGTGCCGCTGGACCAGGTGCCGGACCAGGTGCAGTGGGCGGTGCTGGCCGCCGAGAACGAGACCTTCTACTCGGACCCGGGCATCTCCTTCCAGGGCATCGCCCGCGCGGTCTACCGGATGGGCTCGGGCGGCGACACCCAGGGCGGCTCGACCATCACCCAGCAGTACGTGAAGAACGCCTACCTGAACCAGCGTCAGGACTTCTCCCGCAAGCTCGACGAGATGTTCATCGCGCTGAAGCTGGACCAGCAGGTCAGCAAGGAGGAGATCCTCGGCGGCTACCTGAACATCAGCTGGTTCGGCCGCGGCAGCTACGGCATCGAGCGCGCCGCGCAGGCGTACTACGGCAAGGACGTCTCCGAACTCGACGTCAGCGAGGGCGCGTTCCTGGCCTCGCTGCTCAAGGGCGCCTCGCTGTACGACCCGGCGACGAGCGCGGACAACCACGCCCGGGCGGTCGAGCGCTGGTCGTGGATCCTGGACCGGATGGTGAAGATCGGGAAGCTGTCGGCGGCCGACCGGGCCAAGTACACCCGGTTCCCGGAGCCCCGGCCGGTGCCTCCGCTGGTCGGGCTGAACGGCCAGACCGGCTACCTGGTCGACCTGGCCAAGAGCTACGTGCAGAGCCACGCCGACATCTCACCGGCCCGGTTCGACCTGGGCGGCTACCAGATCTACACCACCTTCGAGAAGCCCCGGGAGACCGCGCTCACCGAGGCCGTCGAGACCGCCGAGAAGGGGCTCGACCCCGAAGGCCGCCCCGCCGACCGGAACGTCCACCTGGGCGCCGCCTCGGTGGCCACCGACGGCCGCATCCTCGCGGTCTACGGCGGCCCCGACTACCTGAAACAGGGCTTCGACAACGCCAACACGGTGAACGTGCCGGTCGGTTCGGCCTTCGCCCCGCTGGTGTACGCGGCCGGCCTGGGCCAGGGCGTCCAGCGCGAACGCGACGGCGGCCGGACGTCCGTCGGGCCCACCACCAAGTACAACGGGGACAACGGCGTCGAGCTGCAGACCCCGGAGGGCCCTTACTGGGGGCGGGACGGGAAGAAGGCCAAGACCGCCAACGACGGCGGCCGGAACTGGGGCAGCGTCTCGCTGCGGACCGCCGTCGAGCAGTCCGTCAACGGGCCGGTGCAGCAACTGGGCATGGACGTCGGCCTGGGCAACGTCCGCCGGACCGCCCTCGACCTCGGACTGCTGCCGGAGAGCATGGGCGACCTGACGCCCGCCTACACGCTGGGCAACTCCACCCCCAGCGCGATCCGGCTCGCCGACGCGTACACCGCCTTCGACGCCGCGGGCCGGCGCACCGACCCCTACTCGGTCAGCAGCGTCAGCCAGAACGGCAGCGACGTGCCGGTGGAGAAGCCGAAGGCCGTCCAGGCCGTCACCCCCGCGGTGGCCGCCGAGGTCGACACCGCGCTGCACGGCGCGGTCAAGGACGGCGCGTCCAAGGAGGTCCGCCAGGCCGCCCCGGACGGCGCCGGGAAGACCGGCACCACCCAGGAGCGCGACGCGGGCTGGTACGTGGGCTACCGGGGCAGCGTCACCACCGCGGTCACCCTGTTCCGGCTCGACCTGAAGACCCTGGAGCTGCTCCCGCTGGACGGCGTGGGCGGCGCCGCGCCGAACGCCCCCGACTCGGCGATCCCGGCCGGCATCTGGGCCGCCTACGCGAAGGACGCCGCGCACTGA
- a CDS encoding SUKH-4 family immunity protein, whose product MITQEQALATADRWLNGGAPAEQQREVRHREFALGWVVWAAPPPPERDPVTGERRPPAEIGAACGVVDRETGELSVWSSVPVEEVARAYEARHAERVRRSGPPATGPGNTAVATYVDPATGGEVSLFRLSAPGLPPAEYQVAAELRRLGVPAGNVVAVHTDLRPASLPGGYPAALLEQAFPNAELSCGFPYGIFADERAEGVAKLADHAERTAALAGQQPPPRPCRVPAPRPGEVEPAPAVRDVALGRRVAEAFGAVVRYDADDVAASALPEAARSTLVWAGLPAEVPLFFVADRPKAPPAGGLFADLRTHLSSGDAELDPQLLDVLAGWSRIGSDGLCVVAVQCNDHDGRAGSVWAVHPRTGSGRYVNASPSAFLRSLEALVRARTALPGLDPYAAGAVVASLQGELAAIDPDAFHKESAWWSVVVEQMWHGLF is encoded by the coding sequence GTGATCACCCAGGAGCAGGCCCTCGCCACGGCCGACCGCTGGCTGAACGGCGGTGCGCCGGCCGAGCAGCAACGCGAGGTGCGCCACCGGGAGTTCGCCCTGGGGTGGGTGGTGTGGGCGGCGCCCCCGCCGCCGGAGCGGGACCCGGTGACCGGGGAGCGGCGGCCGCCGGCCGAGATCGGGGCGGCGTGCGGGGTGGTGGACCGGGAGACCGGGGAGCTGAGCGTGTGGTCGTCGGTGCCGGTGGAGGAGGTGGCCCGGGCGTACGAGGCGCGGCACGCCGAGCGGGTGCGGCGGTCGGGGCCGCCCGCGACCGGGCCGGGGAACACCGCGGTGGCGACGTACGTGGACCCGGCGACCGGCGGGGAGGTGTCGCTGTTCCGCCTCTCGGCGCCGGGCCTGCCGCCGGCGGAGTACCAGGTGGCGGCCGAGCTGCGCCGGCTGGGCGTCCCGGCGGGCAACGTGGTGGCGGTGCACACGGACCTGCGCCCGGCGTCGCTGCCGGGCGGGTACCCGGCCGCGCTGCTGGAGCAGGCGTTCCCGAACGCCGAACTCTCCTGCGGGTTCCCGTACGGGATCTTCGCGGACGAGCGGGCCGAGGGCGTCGCGAAGCTCGCCGACCACGCGGAGCGGACGGCCGCGCTGGCCGGGCAGCAGCCGCCGCCGCGGCCGTGCCGGGTCCCGGCGCCGCGCCCGGGCGAGGTGGAGCCGGCTCCGGCGGTGCGGGACGTGGCGCTGGGGCGGCGGGTCGCCGAGGCGTTCGGCGCGGTGGTCAGGTACGACGCGGACGACGTGGCGGCCAGCGCGCTGCCGGAGGCGGCGCGTTCGACCCTGGTGTGGGCGGGGCTGCCCGCCGAGGTGCCGCTGTTCTTCGTCGCGGACCGTCCGAAGGCGCCGCCCGCGGGCGGCCTGTTCGCCGATCTGCGCACCCACCTGTCGTCCGGTGACGCCGAGTTGGACCCGCAGCTGCTGGACGTCCTGGCGGGCTGGAGCCGGATCGGCTCGGACGGGCTGTGCGTGGTGGCCGTGCAGTGCAACGACCACGACGGCCGGGCGGGTTCGGTGTGGGCGGTGCACCCGCGCACCGGCAGCGGGCGGTACGTCAACGCCTCGCCGTCGGCGTTCCTGCGCAGCCTGGAGGCGCTGGTGCGGGCCCGGACCGCGCTGCCCGGGCTGGACCCGTACGCGGCCGGGGCGGTGGTGGCGTCCCTGCAGGGCGAGTTGGCGGCGATCGACCCGGACGCGTTCCACAAGGAGTCGGCCTGGTGGAGCGTCGTCGTCGAGCAGATGTGGCACGGCCTGTTCTGA
- a CDS encoding immunity 49 family protein: MTAAETGVVTVERHLVPRADAQEFADELSGQVARLVDGLEESAELIDYTFKSALLAMRLHCLADPDAGRLETWTATTTALQVGSALFAATGADEGRVDCFIGHRARSIPALGPQPCANPDNWLDTLWLAVICRDRKRIEELCEVPPERLRAGGAGYDDFVHRWTDALRSYWLRGPDLIDRLGLAFEASHPQAVRIAPFELVDQVLFPPLDLLRRIVARQQAEFGRTLVAALEAHRTYWTSDESWATDANGALPLGPLAMACHAFDGDFPIGVESPYIPKYLLNREWLGEFPT, from the coding sequence ATGACCGCTGCCGAGACCGGGGTCGTGACGGTCGAGCGCCATCTCGTGCCCCGCGCCGACGCCCAGGAGTTCGCCGACGAGCTGAGCGGGCAGGTGGCCCGGCTCGTCGACGGCCTGGAGGAGTCCGCGGAGCTGATCGACTACACCTTCAAGAGCGCGCTGCTGGCGATGCGGCTGCACTGCCTGGCCGACCCGGACGCGGGCCGGCTGGAGACCTGGACCGCCACCACCACCGCCCTGCAGGTGGGTTCGGCGCTGTTCGCGGCGACGGGTGCGGACGAGGGCCGGGTCGACTGCTTCATCGGCCACCGGGCGCGCTCGATCCCGGCGCTCGGCCCGCAGCCGTGCGCCAACCCGGACAACTGGCTGGACACGCTCTGGCTGGCCGTCATCTGCCGGGACCGGAAGCGGATCGAGGAGCTGTGCGAGGTCCCGCCGGAGCGGCTGCGGGCGGGCGGGGCCGGGTACGACGACTTCGTCCACCGCTGGACCGACGCCCTCCGGTCGTACTGGCTGCGCGGGCCGGACCTGATCGACCGGCTGGGCCTCGCCTTCGAGGCCTCGCACCCGCAGGCCGTCCGGATCGCCCCGTTCGAACTGGTCGACCAGGTGCTGTTCCCGCCGCTGGACCTCCTCCGCCGGATCGTCGCCCGGCAGCAGGCCGAGTTCGGCCGGACCCTGGTGGCGGCCCTGGAGGCGCACCGGACGTACTGGACCTCCGACGAGAGCTGGGCGACCGACGCCAACGGCGCCCTCCCGCTCGGCCCGCTCGCGATGGCCTGCCACGCCTTCGACGGCGACTTCCCCATCGGGGTGGAGTCCCCGTACATTCCCAAGTACCTGCTCAACCGCGAGTGGCTGGGCGAGTTCCCGACCTGA
- a CDS encoding aromatic acid exporter family protein, with protein sequence MRFVPEPVAAVLRRGAKDPFVVQTVRATVAATLSYVVATWLSREPVPLTAPLTALLVVQVTVYSTLTTSIRRVNSVVVGVLIAIGFSAVVGLSWWSLGLIILASLVVGRFVRVDEFVQEVAISAMLILGVSQVTTQAWDRVLETVIGASVGLVFNLVIAPPVWVDTAGESIEDLARRARHLLLGLSEQLGRPVPVERAAERLYEARRLDQAIAEVDGALRQAEDSLRLNPRISEGLLSRLVLRTGLDTLEICVVVVRVIARSLTDLAKRRDPDERLFPADVAVALEELFEHVGGALVSFAVLVTTQVSRNAEEAEQRLASELAAAWACRENAAQLLLRRVQEHPEAWQLHGSLLAEVDRILDELDLEHRGRRLMEELDRAAVANRDRFSRFPRLRRFARGERLRPRRRRRRQTAA encoded by the coding sequence ATGCGTTTCGTTCCGGAGCCGGTGGCGGCTGTGCTGCGCCGTGGGGCCAAGGACCCGTTCGTCGTGCAGACGGTGCGGGCCACGGTCGCCGCGACGCTGTCGTACGTGGTGGCGACCTGGCTGAGCAGGGAGCCGGTGCCGCTGACCGCGCCGCTGACCGCGCTGCTGGTGGTGCAGGTGACGGTGTACTCGACGCTGACCACCAGCATCCGGCGGGTCAACTCGGTGGTGGTCGGGGTGCTGATCGCGATCGGGTTCTCGGCGGTGGTGGGGCTGTCCTGGTGGAGCCTGGGCCTGATCATCCTCGCCTCGCTGGTGGTGGGCCGCTTCGTGCGGGTGGACGAGTTCGTCCAGGAGGTCGCGATCAGCGCGATGCTGATCCTGGGCGTCTCCCAGGTCACCACCCAGGCCTGGGACCGGGTGCTGGAGACGGTGATCGGCGCGAGCGTCGGCCTGGTGTTCAACCTGGTGATAGCGCCACCGGTGTGGGTGGACACGGCCGGCGAGTCGATCGAGGACCTGGCCCGCCGGGCCCGGCACCTGCTGCTCGGGCTGTCCGAACAGCTGGGGCGGCCCGTCCCGGTGGAGCGCGCCGCCGAACGACTGTACGAGGCCCGGCGGTTGGACCAGGCCATCGCCGAGGTGGACGGGGCGCTGCGGCAGGCCGAGGACAGCCTGCGGCTGAACCCGCGGATCAGCGAGGGCCTGCTCTCCCGGCTGGTGCTGCGCACCGGGCTGGACACCCTGGAGATCTGCGTGGTGGTGGTCCGGGTGATCGCCCGCTCGCTGACCGACCTGGCCAAGCGCCGCGACCCGGACGAGCGGCTGTTCCCGGCGGACGTGGCGGTGGCCCTGGAGGAGCTGTTCGAGCATGTCGGCGGCGCGCTGGTGAGCTTCGCGGTGCTGGTCACCACCCAGGTCAGCCGCAACGCCGAGGAGGCCGAACAGCGGCTGGCCTCCGAACTCGCCGCCGCCTGGGCCTGCCGGGAGAACGCCGCCCAGCTCCTGCTGCGCCGCGTCCAGGAGCACCCGGAGGCCTGGCAGCTGCACGGCTCGCTGCTCGCCGAGGTCGACCGCATCCTCGACGAGCTCGACCTCGAACACCGCGGCCGCCGCCTGATGGAGGAACTCGACCGGGCCGCCGTCGCCAACCGCGACCGCTTCTCCCGCTTCCCCCGCCTGCGCCGCTTCGCCCGCGGCGAGCGCCTGCGCCCGCGGCGGCGCCGGCGGCGCCAGACGGCGGCCTGA
- a CDS encoding MFS transporter — translation MSDVSDLTERTEAVPTPEVLRPLRYAGVFALLFLFGTETFLVSPLLPTIADSIGSTEAAAASTVTAYVLVYAVFAPFLGLLSDRFGRRRTLLAGGLLFVLSNAAAALSTGLTLLVLSRALAGLAAAAAGPAIWAHIAETAPEAVRGRALGLGMALFSTGQVVGVPLGAALAGAAGWRAAFWALAIGTLAAIALLARQVAHAPGSAASGGAVRAILGGWRDPALRRALLVNTVFNAANLGAYTFLGAVLDRRFDLSVQALGLVGVLVGAGSVAGSLLGGRLGDRYRTAGRTDLPLLALWGLLLATGIALATAGPGLPLSLLGVLIWFTASGAFVTDQQTLAGTVAPAHRATSSAWLTSTMYAGTGLGAWAVGAFSDVTRGALLVGTGLALVAAAGAWLVTRGLRQHDS, via the coding sequence GTGAGCGACGTCTCCGACCTGACCGAGCGCACCGAGGCGGTGCCGACCCCCGAGGTGCTGCGACCACTGCGGTACGCCGGGGTGTTCGCGCTGCTGTTCCTGTTCGGCACCGAGACCTTCCTGGTCTCCCCGCTGCTGCCGACCATCGCCGACTCGATCGGCTCCACCGAGGCCGCCGCGGCCTCCACCGTCACCGCGTACGTCCTGGTGTACGCGGTCTTCGCACCGTTCCTCGGCCTGCTCAGCGACCGGTTCGGCCGCCGCCGCACCCTGCTCGCCGGCGGGTTGCTGTTCGTGCTGTCCAACGCGGCCGCCGCGCTCTCCACCGGGCTCACCCTGCTGGTCCTCTCCCGCGCGCTGGCCGGGCTCGCCGCCGCGGCCGCCGGGCCCGCGATCTGGGCGCACATCGCCGAGACCGCCCCCGAGGCGGTGCGCGGCCGGGCCCTCGGACTCGGCATGGCGCTGTTCTCCACCGGCCAGGTGGTCGGCGTCCCGCTCGGCGCCGCGCTGGCCGGTGCGGCGGGCTGGCGGGCCGCGTTCTGGGCGCTGGCCATCGGCACCCTCGCGGCGATCGCCCTGCTGGCCCGGCAGGTCGCCCACGCGCCCGGCAGCGCGGCGTCCGGCGGGGCGGTCCGGGCCATCCTGGGCGGCTGGCGCGATCCGGCGCTGCGGCGCGCCCTGCTGGTCAACACCGTCTTCAACGCGGCCAACCTCGGCGCGTACACCTTCCTCGGCGCCGTCCTCGACCGCCGCTTCGACCTCTCGGTGCAGGCCCTCGGCCTGGTCGGCGTCCTGGTCGGCGCGGGCAGCGTGGCCGGTTCGCTGCTCGGCGGGCGCCTCGGCGACCGCTACCGCACGGCGGGCCGCACCGACCTGCCGCTGCTCGCGCTCTGGGGCCTGCTGCTGGCCACCGGCATCGCGCTGGCCACGGCCGGGCCCGGGCTGCCGCTCTCGCTGCTGGGCGTGCTGATCTGGTTCACCGCCAGCGGCGCCTTCGTCACCGACCAGCAGACCCTGGCCGGCACCGTCGCCCCCGCCCACCGGGCCACCTCCAGCGCCTGGCTGACCTCCACCATGTACGCGGGCACCGGCCTCGGCGCGTGGGCGGTCGGCGCGTTCTCCGACGTCACCCGCGGCGCGCTGCTGGTCGGCACCGGCCTGGCGCTGGTCGCGGCGGCGGGGGCGTGGCTGGTGACCCGGGGCCTGCGGCAGCACGACTCCTAG
- a CDS encoding chromosome partitioning protein — MTGIELLAGAGVAYLIRKLRRVGERADADVDLALEAGMDAVHELVVERLGADRALETLVAEAGSGDGTVSKRTLRRVRDAVAAEAEGDPAFEERLRQLVEDLRAEEQQSGQYSAKIEQNADVSGSGRSYQAGRDMTVHERGSR; from the coding sequence ATGACAGGAATCGAACTCCTGGCGGGGGCCGGGGTGGCTTACCTCATCCGCAAACTCCGGCGGGTGGGTGAGCGGGCGGACGCGGATGTCGACCTCGCGCTGGAAGCCGGAATGGACGCCGTTCACGAGCTGGTCGTCGAGCGGCTCGGCGCCGACCGGGCGCTGGAGACCCTGGTGGCGGAAGCCGGGAGCGGCGACGGCACGGTGAGCAAGCGGACGCTGCGTCGGGTCCGTGACGCGGTGGCGGCGGAAGCCGAGGGCGATCCCGCCTTCGAGGAGCGGCTGCGGCAGCTCGTGGAGGACCTGCGGGCCGAGGAGCAGCAGTCCGGGCAGTACAGCGCGAAGATCGAGCAGAATGCGGACGTCTCCGGGAGCGGACGGAGCTACCAGGCCGGCCGGGACATGACGGTCCACGAGCGCGGCTCCAGGTGA
- a CDS encoding tetratricopeptide repeat protein, translating into MKLQAVASGFARVFQAAGDMVVYEGGEPYRLSVWPPTGSTGTAPPAGVGGGSVLPSELLRAGGEVVDFTGRTAELDRLRRWRDSADAMGVCLVHGPGGQGKTRLALQAAADWRAQSWVVLGAFHRRDRQAAPAFAVPVGLESAAGVLVVVDYAERWDTSDLLTLLDDTHVGAGRGVRVRVLLLARPTGPWWQNLAFRIRRDLGLAAERFELPPVEDEPGVSRAALFAAARDRFAELLDVPGARTAEPPSALAAEDDYRLVLSVHMAALAAVLSVRRSTEPPEDPVEVSAYLLDRERDHWIALHHRAEDAVTATPDAMGQLVYTATLTGPLGYDDGRAAVGRVGIESAQVPGQLLKDHARCYPAFRGTSEVGGPGTVLEPLYPDRLGEDYLALSTDGHGHDRQPDLWADGAPARLLAPRPDPAGGTVETGTAWTRHALTTLIEAAARWPHLARTQLHPLLRAHPELALSAGGPALAVLARHPDIDPDLLETLDLLLPWGHVDLDIAAAAIADRLCQYRLDTASSDARRALVHENTALRFSGVGQYDRALAHSENALTGYRELFLSDRAAHVRNYARAVTNHTALLAEAGLRAEALPHSFEALAVQQELAALDPDTPSGGLARAVANHARLLAAEGNGAARQYSEEAVALYRRLGDGYGDRRMSDLATVLGDHALRLAEEGNPAEALACSGEALALSRELARQDRSAHLPLLAASLNRHSGQLADLGRLLEALDHSEEALARYRELADANPGAHEFALVLAAGGRALQLVRAGRSAEALSLSEEALARYRELVGTDRRAHLRGCAVFAAGHATLLAQAGRTEEALVRSDEALRLLRELTERNEDAHLPVLADLLAKCGGWLAEAAQPEAALACSEEAAALYEDLAERDRDTHLPHFAAALHNYALQLADVDETEEALACSEYAFVLFRELLEQDRDGYLGAYVRCAVKLGQLLVADSQFTEAVRPLVEAMLGARQLPEEEQWAVGASAGFLHLAYAGAPRAVAAEFRETTGLEMPDWMKFPEL; encoded by the coding sequence GTGAAACTGCAGGCGGTGGCCTCCGGCTTCGCGAGGGTGTTCCAGGCCGCGGGCGACATGGTCGTCTACGAGGGGGGCGAGCCGTACCGCCTCTCGGTGTGGCCGCCCACCGGGTCGACCGGGACGGCGCCACCGGCGGGTGTGGGTGGCGGGTCGGTGCTGCCGAGCGAGCTGCTGCGGGCGGGCGGCGAGGTGGTGGACTTCACGGGCCGGACCGCGGAACTGGACCGACTGCGGCGGTGGCGGGACAGCGCGGACGCGATGGGCGTGTGCCTGGTGCACGGCCCCGGCGGACAGGGCAAGACGCGGCTCGCCCTCCAGGCCGCGGCCGACTGGCGGGCGCAGAGCTGGGTCGTCCTGGGCGCCTTTCACCGGCGGGACCGGCAGGCCGCGCCGGCGTTCGCGGTGCCGGTCGGCCTGGAGAGCGCCGCGGGCGTGCTGGTGGTGGTGGACTACGCCGAGCGGTGGGACACCTCGGACCTGCTCACGCTGCTGGACGACACCCACGTCGGCGCCGGGCGAGGCGTCCGGGTACGCGTCCTGCTGCTGGCCAGACCCACCGGGCCGTGGTGGCAGAACCTCGCCTTCCGGATCAGGCGCGACCTCGGACTGGCCGCCGAGCGGTTCGAACTCCCGCCGGTGGAGGACGAACCCGGCGTGAGTCGGGCCGCGCTGTTCGCCGCCGCCCGCGACCGCTTCGCCGAACTGTTGGACGTGCCTGGGGCCAGGACAGCGGAACCCCCGAGCGCCCTGGCCGCCGAGGACGACTACCGGCTCGTCCTGAGCGTGCACATGGCCGCCCTGGCAGCCGTCCTGTCGGTCCGCCGATCGACCGAGCCCCCGGAGGACCCGGTCGAGGTGTCGGCGTACCTCCTGGACCGGGAGCGCGACCACTGGATCGCCCTGCACCACCGTGCCGAGGACGCGGTCACCGCGACGCCCGACGCGATGGGCCAGCTCGTCTACACCGCGACCCTCACCGGTCCGCTCGGCTACGACGACGGCAGGGCCGCCGTCGGACGGGTGGGGATCGAGAGCGCGCAGGTGCCGGGGCAACTGCTCAAGGACCACGCGCGCTGCTACCCCGCCTTCCGGGGGACGTCGGAGGTCGGCGGACCGGGGACGGTGCTCGAACCGCTGTACCCGGACCGGTTGGGCGAGGACTACCTGGCTCTGTCGACCGACGGGCACGGCCACGACCGCCAGCCCGACTTGTGGGCCGACGGGGCACCCGCCCGGCTGCTCGCCCCGCGACCGGACCCGGCGGGAGGCACGGTGGAAACCGGAACGGCGTGGACCCGGCACGCGCTCACCACGCTGATCGAGGCGGCCGCCCGCTGGCCCCACCTCGCCCGCACCCAGCTCCACCCCCTGCTCCGTGCGCACCCCGAGCTGGCCCTGAGCGCCGGAGGTCCGGCGCTCGCCGTCCTCGCCCGCCATCCCGACATCGACCCCGACCTCCTGGAGACCCTCGACCTGCTGCTGCCGTGGGGGCACGTCGACCTGGACATCGCCGCGGCCGCCATCGCCGACCGGCTCTGCCAGTACCGTCTCGACACCGCTTCCAGCGACGCCCGCCGCGCCCTGGTCCACGAGAACACGGCCCTCCGGTTCTCCGGCGTCGGCCAGTACGACCGGGCCCTGGCCCACTCCGAAAACGCCCTCACCGGGTACCGGGAACTCTTCCTGTCGGACCGCGCCGCCCACGTGCGCAACTACGCGCGCGCGGTCACCAACCACACGGCGCTGCTGGCGGAAGCGGGCCTGCGGGCGGAGGCCCTGCCCCACTCGTTCGAGGCCCTCGCCGTGCAGCAGGAGTTGGCGGCCCTCGACCCGGACACCCCGTCGGGCGGTCTCGCCCGCGCGGTCGCCAACCACGCGCGGTTGCTGGCGGCGGAGGGCAACGGTGCGGCCCGGCAGTACTCCGAGGAGGCCGTCGCCCTGTACCGCAGGCTCGGGGACGGGTACGGGGACCGCCGGATGTCCGACCTCGCCACCGTACTGGGCGACCACGCACTGCGGCTGGCGGAGGAGGGGAATCCGGCCGAGGCCCTGGCCTGTTCCGGGGAGGCCCTCGCCCTGAGCCGGGAGCTGGCCCGCCAGGACCGGTCAGCCCATCTGCCGCTCCTCGCGGCCTCGTTGAACCGTCACTCGGGGCAACTGGCCGATCTGGGACGGCTGCTGGAGGCCCTCGACCATTCGGAGGAGGCCCTGGCCCGGTACCGGGAGCTGGCGGACGCGAACCCGGGTGCCCATGAGTTCGCTCTCGTCCTCGCGGCCGGCGGCCGCGCGCTGCAACTGGTCCGCGCGGGGAGGTCGGCCGAGGCCCTGTCCCTCTCCGAAGAGGCCCTGGCCCGGTACCGGGAGCTGGTCGGGACGGACCGGAGGGCCCACCTGCGCGGCTGCGCCGTCTTCGCGGCCGGCCATGCCACGCTGCTAGCCCAAGCCGGGCGGACGGAGGAGGCGCTCGTCCGTTCCGACGAAGCCCTGCGCCTCCTGCGGGAACTGACGGAGCGCAACGAGGACGCGCACCTGCCGGTCCTCGCCGATCTGCTGGCGAAGTGCGGGGGATGGCTGGCGGAGGCCGCGCAGCCCGAGGCCGCACTGGCCTGCTCCGAGGAGGCCGCCGCCCTGTACGAGGACCTGGCCGAGCGGGACAGGGACACCCATCTGCCGCACTTCGCCGCGGCGTTGCACAACTACGCACTGCAACTGGCGGACGTGGACGAGACGGAAGAGGCCCTGGCCTGCTCGGAGTACGCCTTCGTGCTGTTCCGGGAACTGCTGGAGCAGGACCGTGACGGGTATCTGGGGGCCTACGTGCGGTGCGCCGTCAAGCTCGGGCAGTTGCTGGTGGCCGACTCGCAGTTCACCGAGGCCGTACGGCCGCTCGTCGAAGCGATGCTGGGAGCCCGGCAGCTGCCGGAGGAGGAGCAGTGGGCCGTCGGCGCGAGCGCGGGTTTCCTCCACCTCGCGTACGCCGGGGCCCCGCGCGCGGTCGCCGCCGAGTTCCGGGAGACCACCGGCCTCGAGATGCCGGACTGGATGAAATTCCCCGAGCTCTAG